The Gemmatimonas sp. genomic sequence ACGCGCCTCGAGATGCTGGGGACAACCCTCGACACCGGGGCCGACTGGGACTCGGCCATCGTGCAGCTGACCGCGCTCTCCTCACGCGTGGAGGATGCGCTGGCGGTGCTGTCGGAAGTGCTGCGCTACCCGGCGTTTCCCGAACACGAGCTGGAACGGTTGCGGGCCGAACGCCGCGCGGATCTGGCGCAACTGCGCACGGAGCCGCGTGGGCTGAGTGATGTGTTCTTCTCGCGATTGCTGTATGAGCGGGCGTCACGCTTTGCCCGGCTGGCCGGTGGCGACGAACGCAGCATCGAGCGACTCACGCGCGACGCGGTCGTGTCGTACCACGAGACGTACTATCGTCCCGATGCCACGGCGCTCATGCTGGTGGGGGACATCGATGTGGAGACGGCGGTGCGCATCGCCAGTACGCACTTCGGCGACTGGGCGGGTACGGCGCCCCCGGTCACCGAACCGCCCGCGGCCCAGCGGCACCTCGACGCCCGCGTGCATCTCGTGCACAAGGCGGATGCCCCCCAGAGCGAGGTGCGGGTAGGCCATGTGGCGATTCCGCGCTTCCATCCGGATTACTTCCCGGTGGTGGTGATGAACGCCATTCTGGGCGGGCTCTTCTCCTCGCGGCTCAACCTGAACCTGCGCGAGCAGCACGCCTACACGTATGGCGCGCACAGCGCGTTCGACTGGCGCCGCGCCGCGAGCCCCTTCGAGATCAGCACGGCAGTGGAGACGGCGGTGACC encodes the following:
- a CDS encoding pitrilysin family protein — protein: MSTTELVSMPAAPPRPSAGAPRPYRFPHFVTRILSNGLRVMVASVPAYPVVTTLAVVEAGATRDPRDHEGLAQLVTRGLSEGTRNMNALELTTRLEMLGTTLDTGADWDSAIVQLTALSSRVEDALAVLSEVLRYPAFPEHELERLRAERRADLAQLRTEPRGLSDVFFSRLLYERASRFARLAGGDERSIERLTRDAVVSYHETYYRPDATALMLVGDIDVETAVRIASTHFGDWAGTAPPVTEPPAAQRHLDARVHLVHKADAPQSEVRVGHVAIPRFHPDYFPVVVMNAILGGLFSSRLNLNLREQHAYTYGAHSAFDWRRAASPFEISTAVETAVTADALREIMAEFTRIRETPVSEAELSLAVSYLVGVFPIRFETTAEVAGGMANVEIFRLPSNYFDTYRERVAAVTADDVLRVARTHLDPSRLQVVVVGDANAIREPVAALGLGPITVYDPLDDDRVDAV